Proteins encoded by one window of Cylindrospermum stagnale PCC 7417:
- a CDS encoding tetratricopeptide repeat protein, with product MKYLFLVVVLVLSLIVPREAIAQTKQPYTLISGLGTHQHQVSTRNPEAQKFFDQGLNLIYAFNHDEAVRSFKQAAELDPHLAIAFWGIALGVGANINLDIDPDREEVAYQAVQQALALSPQASVPEQDYITALAKRYSHNPHADLHQLAVNYAKAMQNLVQRYPQDLDAATLYAESLMDLHPWDLWSHDGQPQADTAEIIAVLESVIERDPNHPGANHYYIHAVEASLSPERALKSAQRLETLVPAAGHLVHMPSHIYFRVGDYQRAMAANQQAIAQDETYFQTNHVVEGIYPLMYYNHNIHFLVIASAMAGRHEEALQAADKLVANATPLIPVLPMIESFLSTKTLIQVYFGDWDDILKTSVPDAKLVTTKPLWHFAHGMANAATGKIEEAKGDRNTLLECQKTIPVTSIIGLSPANQILDIAANLLQAKIATAEQNYDSAIKFLETAVSQEDALNYIEPPAWYIPTRFALGDVLLAKGDYTAAEKVFRADLQKYPHNRPSLLGLQATLQAQLVQAE from the coding sequence ATGAAATACTTATTTTTAGTAGTGGTGCTTGTATTATCCTTAATTGTGCCAAGAGAGGCGATTGCTCAAACAAAACAGCCCTATACCTTAATATCTGGACTCGGTACACATCAGCATCAAGTTTCTACCCGTAATCCAGAAGCGCAAAAGTTTTTTGATCAGGGGCTAAATTTGATTTACGCCTTTAACCATGATGAAGCGGTGCGTTCCTTTAAACAAGCTGCCGAACTTGATCCGCATTTGGCGATCGCATTTTGGGGTATTGCCCTTGGTGTAGGCGCAAATATAAACTTAGATATCGACCCTGACCGAGAAGAAGTCGCTTATCAAGCGGTACAGCAAGCTTTAGCACTTTCTCCCCAAGCATCAGTCCCAGAACAAGACTACATTACCGCTCTAGCAAAGCGTTACTCTCACAATCCCCATGCAGATTTGCATCAACTGGCGGTAAACTATGCTAAGGCGATGCAAAACCTCGTCCAGCGCTATCCTCAAGACTTAGATGCAGCAACACTTTACGCTGAAAGCCTGATGGATTTGCATCCTTGGGATCTTTGGAGTCATGATGGCCAACCACAGGCAGATACAGCAGAGATTATTGCTGTTTTAGAATCGGTAATTGAACGCGATCCCAACCATCCTGGAGCCAATCATTACTATATCCACGCAGTTGAAGCTTCACTTTCTCCAGAACGTGCCCTCAAAAGTGCTCAACGACTAGAAACTCTAGTACCAGCAGCAGGACACTTGGTGCATATGCCTTCCCATATTTATTTTCGTGTGGGAGATTATCAGAGGGCGATGGCAGCAAATCAGCAAGCGATCGCGCAAGACGAAACTTATTTCCAAACAAATCATGTCGTCGAGGGCATTTATCCCTTGATGTACTATAACCACAATATCCATTTTCTTGTGATCGCCAGCGCTATGGCAGGCAGACATGAGGAGGCACTTCAAGCCGCAGATAAGTTGGTGGCAAATGCTACGCCCCTTATCCCCGTTTTACCAATGATTGAAAGCTTCCTCAGCACCAAAACTTTGATTCAGGTGTACTTTGGTGATTGGGATGATATCTTAAAGACTTCTGTTCCCGATGCCAAATTAGTGACTACCAAACCACTCTGGCATTTTGCTCACGGGATGGCGAACGCCGCTACAGGTAAAATTGAAGAGGCAAAAGGCGATCGCAATACATTACTAGAGTGCCAAAAAACAATTCCTGTCACATCAATCATTGGCTTAAGTCCGGCAAATCAAATTCTCGACATTGCCGCCAACTTGTTACAGGCTAAAATTGCTACAGCCGAGCAAAATTATGACTCTGCCATTAAATTTTTAGAAACAGCCGTATCACAAGAAGATGCCCTCAATTATATCGAACCTCCAGCTTGGTATATTCCCACAAGGTTCGCTTTGGGTGATGTGCTGTTAGCTAAGGGTGACTATACAGCCGCTGAAAAAGTCTTTCGTGCAGATTTACAAAAATATCCCCATAACCGACCTTCTCTACTTGGCTTACAAGCAACTTTGCAAGCACAACTTGTACAAGCCGAATAG
- a CDS encoding aldo/keto reductase, with the protein MLYRRFGRTELQMPVFSCGGMRYQFKWQDVSQKDIPAAQQENLEATIRRAVDLGINHIETARGYGTSEMQLGRILPKFPREKLIVQTKVGPVADAKQFRRTFKQSLAYLQLDYVDLLGIHGINTAESLEYSIRPGGCLDVAQQLQAEGKVRFIGFSTHGATDTIVQAINTNQFDYVNLHWYYINQWNWAAIEAAKRHDMGVFIISPSNKGGLLYEPPQKLVNLCAPLSPMVFNDLFCLSHPEVHTLSVGAAKPEDFDEHVKTLALLEQAGEILPPILARLESEAIATLGSDWVKTWQTNLPTWEQTPGQVNIRVILWLLNLAIAYDMVDYGKMRYNLLGNGSDWFPGNKADKLDELDLRQCLAHSPQADKIPKMLAKAHQMLAGAEVKRLSQS; encoded by the coding sequence ATGCTATATAGACGATTTGGACGCACAGAATTACAAATGCCAGTCTTTTCCTGCGGCGGCATGAGATATCAGTTCAAATGGCAGGATGTTTCCCAAAAGGATATTCCGGCAGCACAGCAGGAAAATTTAGAAGCGACTATTCGCCGGGCAGTTGATCTAGGGATTAATCATATCGAAACTGCCCGTGGTTATGGAACATCAGAAATGCAGTTGGGGAGAATACTGCCCAAGTTTCCCCGTGAGAAGTTAATTGTTCAGACTAAAGTCGGGCCTGTGGCAGATGCGAAACAATTTCGGCGGACATTTAAACAATCACTGGCGTATCTCCAGCTAGATTATGTTGATTTGCTGGGAATACACGGAATCAATACTGCTGAATCTTTAGAATACAGCATCCGTCCCGGTGGCTGTTTGGACGTGGCACAGCAGCTACAAGCGGAAGGAAAAGTTAGATTTATTGGCTTTTCTACCCACGGGGCAACAGATACGATTGTGCAGGCGATTAATACTAATCAATTCGATTACGTTAACTTGCATTGGTACTACATTAATCAATGGAATTGGGCAGCGATTGAAGCCGCTAAACGCCACGATATGGGGGTGTTTATTATTAGCCCATCGAATAAAGGAGGTTTGTTATATGAACCACCGCAAAAGTTAGTTAATCTTTGTGCCCCTTTAAGTCCGATGGTGTTTAATGATTTGTTTTGCTTGAGTCATCCAGAGGTACATACTCTGAGTGTAGGGGCAGCAAAACCAGAAGATTTTGATGAACACGTGAAAACTTTAGCATTGCTGGAGCAAGCTGGGGAAATCTTACCCCCGATTTTGGCACGGTTAGAGTCAGAAGCGATCGCTACTTTGGGATCAGATTGGGTAAAAACTTGGCAAACTAATTTACCCACCTGGGAACAAACACCAGGCCAGGTAAACATTCGGGTAATTTTATGGCTGTTAAATTTAGCGATCGCTTACGATATGGTTGATTACGGCAAAATGCGCTACAACCTGCTGGGTAATGGCAGTGATTGGTTTCCTGGCAACAAAGCAGATAAGCTAGACGAACTAGACCTGCGGCAATGTCTCGCCCACAGTCCCCAAGCTGATAAAATCCCCAAAATGCTGGCAAAAGCCCATCAAATGTTAGCAGGTGCAGAAGTGAAACGGTTATCTCAAAGTTAA
- a CDS encoding hemolysin family protein, whose product MSSITFEILIILVLIIANGVFSMSEMAIVSARKVRLQQLANQGDPKARAALKLAESPNHFLSIVQVGITLINILNGVFGGATIAKRLAEFVRLVPFLASYSEPIAFGVVVLLITYFSLIVGELVPKRLALNNPERTAALVAIPMRALVALASPVVYLLGASTDLVLRMLGITASTEPQVTEEEIKILIEQGTEAGTFEEAEQDMVERVFRLGDRPVSAFMTPRPDIVWLDLEDPPEENRQKMVESAYSRYPVCQEGLDNVLGIIPVTDLLARSFRGDSLDLTMGLRQPVFVPESTRGLKVLELFKQTITHMALVVDEYGVIQGLVTLNDIMSEIVGDVPAGPGQDEPQAVQREDGSWLLDGMLPVEQFLELFGMEEWESEERGSYQTLGGFVITHLGRIPAAADHFEWQEMRFEVMDMDGNRVDKVLVVPRVNQSVDVGNR is encoded by the coding sequence ATGTCCTCCATCACTTTTGAAATTTTAATCATTTTGGTGCTAATTATTGCCAATGGTGTCTTCTCCATGTCGGAGATGGCAATAGTCTCGGCGCGGAAGGTCAGGCTACAACAGCTAGCCAACCAAGGAGACCCAAAAGCACGGGCGGCATTAAAACTAGCTGAGTCGCCAAATCATTTTTTGTCCATTGTGCAAGTGGGAATTACACTGATCAACATCCTCAACGGTGTTTTCGGTGGAGCTACCATTGCTAAAAGGCTGGCAGAGTTTGTCCGGCTAGTCCCTTTTTTAGCGAGTTACAGCGAACCAATCGCTTTTGGGGTAGTGGTTTTGCTGATCACCTATTTTTCGCTGATTGTCGGCGAACTCGTACCAAAGCGACTGGCATTAAACAACCCAGAACGGACTGCGGCACTTGTCGCTATTCCCATGCGAGCTTTGGTAGCGCTTGCTTCCCCAGTGGTATATTTATTAGGTGCTTCTACAGACCTAGTGCTGCGAATGTTGGGTATTACAGCCTCTACCGAGCCGCAAGTGACTGAAGAAGAAATTAAAATCTTAATTGAGCAAGGCACTGAAGCGGGAACCTTTGAGGAAGCCGAACAGGATATGGTGGAACGAGTCTTTCGTTTAGGCGATCGCCCTGTGAGTGCCTTTATGACACCTCGACCGGATATTGTCTGGCTGGACTTGGAAGATCCACCTGAAGAAAACCGCCAGAAAATGGTTGAAAGTGCCTATTCTCGCTATCCAGTTTGTCAGGAGGGTCTTGACAATGTGTTGGGCATTATCCCCGTCACGGACTTGTTAGCGCGGAGTTTTCGAGGGGATTCCCTTGACTTGACTATGGGATTACGACAGCCTGTATTTGTACCCGAAAGTACCCGTGGGTTGAAAGTTTTGGAGTTATTCAAGCAAACTATCACCCACATGGCCCTGGTAGTTGATGAATACGGCGTCATTCAAGGATTAGTCACTCTTAATGACATCATGAGCGAAATCGTCGGTGATGTTCCGGCTGGCCCTGGACAGGATGAACCACAAGCTGTACAACGGGAAGATGGTTCCTGGCTTCTGGATGGAATGTTACCTGTAGAACAGTTCTTAGAACTTTTCGGCATGGAGGAGTGGGAATCTGAGGAACGGGGAAGCTATCAAACCTTAGGCGGTTTTGTGATTACCCATTTAGGACGTATCCCCGCCGCTGCCGATCATTTTGAATGGCAGGAGATGCGTTTTGAAGTTATGGATATGGATGGCAACCGTGTTGATAAGGTGCTAGTTGTGCCTAGGGTTAATCAATCGGTAGATGTTGGTAATAGGTAA
- the mfd gene encoding transcription-repair coupling factor — translation MAFSSIVRALARSPLTTELISKLNRQQELRLNGISRLPKGLVASALANNEGRDLFVVCATLEEAGRVYAQMEAMGWKTVHFYPTSEASPYEPFDPETELNWGQMQVLADLLGRGGVSPAVQLPGAAMKTAIIATAGALQPHLPPPEIFSSFCLTLKKGMECDLNAFSQKVTILGYERVPLVETEGQWSRRGDIVDVFPVSSELPVRLEWFGDEIEQIREFDPATQRSALDKVEQLTLTPTSFAPIVMSALQDNAQFQVLNSDSELSNQDSTLLEGSRRFLGLAFEKPASILDYLPENTLIAIDEPEQCHAHSDRWVENADSQWSVVGGLPQIHRSFDQCLAEAGKFKRLYLSELAEENSGINLASRPVPVTPHQFAKLAETIRQNRDRNFSTWLLSAQPSRSVSLLQEHDCPAQFIPNPRDYQAIDKLQINHTPVALKYSGLAELEGFILPTYRLVIVTDREFYGQHSLATPGYVRKRRNATSKQVDPNKLRPGDYVVHRSHGIGKFVKLESLTINDETRDYLVVQYADGLLRVAADQVGSLSRFRTNGDKAPELHKMSGKAWDNTKNKVRKAIKKLAVDLLKLYAARSQQQGFAYPADMPWQEELEDSFPYQPTTDQLKAVQDVKRDMESDRPMDRLVCGDVGFGKTEVAIRAIFKAVTAGKQVALLAPTTILTQQHYHTLKERFAPYPVNVGLLNRFRSAEERRDIQKRLATGELDIVVGTHQLLGKGVQFRDLGLLVVDEEQRFGVNQKEKIKSLKTQVDVLTLSATPIPRTLYMSMSGIREMSLITTPPPSRRPIQTHLAPLNPEIVRSAIRQELDRGGQVFYVVPRVEGIEETTANLREMIPGGRFAIAHGQMDESELESTMLTFSSSEADILVCTTIIESGLDIPRVNTILIEDAHRFGLAQLYQLRGRVGRAGIQAHAWLFYPKQRVLSDAARQRLRAIQEFTQLGSGYQLAMRDMEIRGVGNLLGAEQSGQMDAIGFDLYMEMLEEAIREIRGQEIPKVDDTQIDLNLTAFIPADYITDLDQKMSAYRAVATAKSKGELKQIAAEWSDRFGTIPVPANQLLRVMELKQLGKKLGFSRIKPENKQHVVLETPMAEPAWNLLAANLSENMRSRFVYSPGKVTVRGLGVFKADQQLQNLIDAFGKMQGAIPEAALA, via the coding sequence ATGGCATTTTCTTCTATTGTGCGTGCTTTGGCGCGATCGCCACTCACCACAGAACTGATCTCCAAGCTCAATCGACAACAAGAATTGCGGTTAAATGGCATTTCCCGCCTGCCCAAAGGCTTGGTGGCTTCGGCATTAGCGAACAATGAGGGCAGGGATTTGTTCGTGGTCTGCGCCACTCTGGAAGAAGCCGGACGCGTTTACGCACAGATGGAGGCGATGGGATGGAAGACTGTACATTTTTACCCTACCTCCGAAGCCTCCCCCTACGAACCCTTTGACCCAGAAACTGAGTTGAATTGGGGACAAATGCAGGTACTGGCAGATTTGCTGGGTAGGGGCGGGGTTTCCCCAGCCGTACAGTTACCAGGGGCGGCGATGAAAACCGCAATTATTGCGACTGCGGGGGCGCTACAACCCCACTTACCACCACCAGAAATTTTTAGCTCTTTTTGCCTCACCCTGAAAAAGGGGATGGAATGCGACTTGAATGCTTTTAGTCAAAAAGTGACTATTCTGGGATATGAGCGAGTGCCTTTGGTGGAAACGGAAGGGCAATGGAGTCGGCGGGGCGATATTGTGGATGTGTTCCCGGTCTCTTCTGAGTTGCCAGTCAGGCTGGAATGGTTTGGTGATGAAATCGAGCAAATTCGGGAATTTGACCCAGCAACTCAGCGTTCTGCCCTCGACAAAGTTGAACAGCTAACTCTGACTCCCACTAGCTTTGCTCCGATTGTCATGTCAGCGTTGCAAGATAATGCCCAATTCCAAGTTTTGAATTCTGACTCGGAACTCAGCAATCAAGACTCAACATTATTAGAAGGTAGTCGGCGTTTTTTGGGGTTAGCCTTTGAGAAACCAGCTTCTATCCTCGACTATTTGCCAGAAAATACTCTGATTGCGATTGATGAGCCAGAACAGTGTCATGCTCATAGCGATCGCTGGGTGGAAAATGCTGATAGTCAGTGGTCGGTTGTGGGTGGACTGCCGCAGATTCATCGTTCATTTGATCAATGTTTAGCTGAAGCTGGCAAATTTAAAAGATTATATTTATCAGAACTGGCTGAGGAAAATAGTGGAATTAATCTGGCGAGTAGACCTGTTCCGGTTACACCACACCAGTTTGCCAAACTAGCGGAAACGATCAGACAAAATCGCGATCGCAATTTTTCGACTTGGCTGCTTTCGGCTCAACCTTCCCGTTCTGTCTCCCTCCTCCAAGAACACGACTGTCCGGCGCAGTTTATCCCTAATCCTCGCGACTACCAAGCGATTGATAAGTTACAAATCAACCATACACCAGTCGCCCTCAAATATTCGGGTCTAGCGGAATTGGAAGGCTTTATTCTGCCTACATATCGATTGGTGATTGTCACCGACCGGGAATTTTATGGGCAGCATTCTCTCGCGACTCCTGGCTATGTTCGCAAACGCCGCAATGCTACTTCTAAGCAAGTTGACCCCAACAAGCTGCGTCCAGGGGATTATGTAGTTCACAGAAGCCACGGAATTGGTAAATTTGTCAAGCTGGAAAGTCTGACGATTAACGACGAAACCCGTGATTATTTGGTGGTGCAGTATGCCGATGGGTTGCTGAGAGTGGCAGCTGATCAAGTCGGTTCCCTCTCCCGCTTCCGCACCAATGGCGATAAAGCGCCAGAACTACACAAAATGTCGGGGAAAGCTTGGGATAATACCAAGAACAAAGTCCGCAAAGCGATTAAAAAATTAGCTGTGGACTTGTTAAAGTTGTATGCAGCGCGATCGCAACAACAAGGTTTTGCCTATCCCGCAGATATGCCTTGGCAAGAGGAATTAGAAGATTCTTTCCCTTACCAACCCACCACGGATCAACTCAAAGCCGTGCAAGATGTCAAACGCGATATGGAAAGCGATCGCCCAATGGATCGCTTAGTTTGCGGTGATGTCGGTTTTGGTAAAACAGAAGTGGCAATTCGTGCCATTTTCAAAGCCGTCACCGCCGGTAAACAAGTTGCACTCCTTGCGCCTACTACTATTTTAACGCAACAGCACTATCACACACTCAAAGAACGCTTTGCCCCTTACCCCGTGAATGTGGGTTTACTCAACCGCTTCCGCAGCGCTGAAGAACGCCGCGATATCCAAAAGCGACTGGCAACGGGTGAATTAGATATCGTTGTCGGGACGCACCAACTTTTGGGTAAAGGTGTGCAATTCCGAGATTTAGGACTGTTGGTGGTAGATGAAGAACAGCGGTTTGGGGTGAACCAGAAGGAAAAAATTAAAAGTCTGAAAACTCAAGTTGATGTTTTGACGCTTTCGGCAACTCCCATTCCCCGAACTTTGTATATGTCGATGTCGGGAATTCGGGAAATGAGTTTGATTACCACACCACCGCCATCGAGACGACCGATTCAAACTCATCTGGCACCCCTAAACCCGGAAATCGTCCGCAGCGCCATTCGTCAAGAATTAGACCGAGGGGGACAGGTGTTTTATGTGGTGCCGCGTGTGGAGGGAATTGAAGAGACAACAGCGAATTTGCGAGAAATGATTCCAGGGGGCCGATTTGCGATCGCTCACGGTCAAATGGATGAAAGCGAGTTAGAATCTACCATGCTCACTTTCAGCAGCAGTGAAGCAGATATCCTCGTTTGTACGACTATTATTGAATCTGGTTTAGATATTCCGCGAGTTAACACCATTTTAATTGAAGATGCTCATCGCTTTGGGTTAGCGCAGTTGTACCAATTGCGTGGACGTGTGGGACGTGCAGGAATACAAGCTCACGCCTGGTTATTTTACCCTAAGCAGCGGGTGTTATCTGATGCGGCGCGGCAACGGTTACGGGCAATTCAGGAATTTACTCAGCTAGGTTCTGGATATCAGCTAGCAATGCGGGATATGGAAATTCGCGGCGTGGGTAACTTGCTAGGTGCAGAACAATCTGGTCAAATGGATGCCATCGGGTTTGATTTGTATATGGAAATGTTAGAAGAGGCAATTCGGGAAATCCGGGGACAAGAAATACCCAAGGTGGATGATACCCAAATTGACCTTAATCTCACCGCCTTTATTCCTGCTGATTACATTACCGATTTGGATCAAAAAATGAGTGCTTATCGGGCGGTGGCCACGGCTAAATCTAAGGGAGAATTAAAGCAGATTGCTGCCGAATGGAGCGATCGCTTTGGGACAATTCCCGTACCGGCAAATCAGCTATTGCGGGTGATGGAACTGAAGCAGTTAGGTAAAAAGCTCGGATTTAGCCGGATTAAGCCAGAAAACAAGCAACACGTCGTTTTAGAAACGCCAATGGCAGAACCTGCTTGGAACTTGTTAGCGGCGAATTTATCGGAAAATATGCGATCGCGTTTTGTCTATTCTCCGGGTAAGGTAACGGTACGCGGTTTGGGAGTTTTTAAAGCAGATCAGCAATTGCAAAACCTAATTGACGCTTTCGGAAAAATGCAAGGGGCAATTCCTGAAGCAGCTTTGGCGTGA
- a CDS encoding type II toxin-antitoxin system HicA family toxin, with protein sequence MPAKASELERVARKLGFKRVRQKGSHARWQHLDGRATTIPTHGNAEIGGWLFHEILKQLGITEEEFNELR encoded by the coding sequence ATGCCAGCTAAAGCCAGTGAATTAGAAAGAGTTGCGCGTAAACTCGGTTTTAAAAGAGTACGGCAAAAAGGTAGTCATGCACGCTGGCAACATTTAGACGGACGTGCGACCACTATTCCTACTCACGGAAATGCTGAAATTGGTGGTTGGTTGTTTCATGAAATTCTTAAGCAGTTAGGTATTACTGAAGAAGAATTTAACGAACTAAGATAA
- a CDS encoding type II toxin-antitoxin system HicB family antitoxin: protein MSLQDYTTVIRPDDNGTYVAYIPAITGCHAWGQTPDEARAELINVFAMIQEEYAEKGLPMPHDVELVIANAS, encoded by the coding sequence ATGAGTTTACAAGACTACACTACAGTTATTCGTCCTGATGACAACGGTACTTATGTTGCTTATATCCCAGCGATTACTGGTTGTCATGCTTGGGGACAAACACCAGATGAAGCACGTGCTGAACTTATCAATGTATTTGCAATGATTCAAGAAGAATATGCAGAAAAAGGGTTGCCAATGCCTCATGATGTTGAGTTAGTAATTGCCAATGCCAGCTAA
- a CDS encoding Uma2 family endonuclease: MTQALPQQVTFDEFIAWYPEKSEKRYELHDGEIIEMPKATKMHSEVAGFTSGELFLEIRNSKLPYFIPKECIIKAPGESGYEPDVIVLDKRNVNNNELRWQKESIITIGSSVKLIVEVVSTNWSDDYALKLENYESLGIPEYWIIDYLGLGGRRYIGNPKQPTFSIYQLIKGEYQVTQFRGTEMINSPTFPNLKLTAEQIFKAGATE, encoded by the coding sequence ATGACGCAGGCTTTACCCCAGCAAGTAACATTTGATGAATTTATTGCTTGGTATCCAGAAAAAAGCGAAAAACGCTATGAATTACATGATGGGGAAATTATAGAAATGCCGAAAGCAACAAAAATGCACTCAGAAGTTGCTGGGTTTACCTCTGGTGAATTATTCTTAGAAATTCGTAATTCTAAATTACCCTATTTTATCCCCAAGGAATGCATTATTAAAGCGCCAGGAGAATCAGGATATGAACCAGATGTGATTGTTTTAGATAAGCGCAATGTCAATAATAATGAGTTACGTTGGCAAAAAGAATCAATCATCACTATAGGCAGTTCCGTTAAGTTGATTGTAGAAGTAGTTTCCACAAATTGGAGTGACGATTACGCACTAAAGTTAGAAAATTACGAATCTTTAGGTATTCCTGAATATTGGATTATTGATTATCTTGGTTTGGGTGGTAGAAGATATATAGGTAATCCCAAACAACCTACTTTTTCTATTTATCAGTTAATTAAGGGAGAGTATCAAGTTACTCAATTTAGAGGTACTGAGATGATTAATTCACCCACTTTCCCAAATTTAAAATTGACCGCAGAACAAATTTTTAAGGCAGGTGCTACAGAATAA
- a CDS encoding DUF559 domain-containing protein — protein sequence MVYGRWGILEVDGPHHTAERRVEEQERERIFKKNGIKVVERFDAKRCYENPDEVVQEFFKMIEIGYS from the coding sequence GTGGTATACGGTAGATGGGGTATTTTGGAAGTTGATGGGCCGCATCACACGGCAGAACGCAGAGTTGAGGAACAAGAGAGAGAAAGGATTTTTAAGAAAAACGGTATTAAAGTAGTAGAAAGATTTGACGCTAAAAGGTGTTATGAAAATCCCGATGAAGTAGTGCAGGAATTTTTCAAAATGATAGAAATTGGCTATTCTTGA
- a CDS encoding DUF433 domain-containing protein codes for MNNTLLQRISIDSNICHGKPCIRGLRYPVEFILELLSAGMSIEDILADYDDLEREDILAVLLFAARLSQVKSIHKIA; via the coding sequence ATGAACAACACACTTTTACAACGAATCTCAATTGATTCAAATATCTGTCACGGTAAACCATGTATTCGAGGTTTACGTTACCCAGTTGAATTTATTTTAGAATTACTCAGTGCGGGTATGAGTATTGAGGATATCTTAGCCGATTACGATGATTTAGAACGTGAGGATATTTTAGCTGTTTTGTTATTTGCGGCTCGTCTTAGTCAGGTAAAAAGCATACACAAAATAGCATAA
- a CDS encoding DUF5615 family PIN-like protein, with product MKFLVDAQLPRNVALILQSAGYDTIHTKDLPNRNATTDEEINTISIQESRIVISKDSDFFDSFIISQQPYKLLQVTTGNIKNTELEAIFIKNLPQLIELFQQYSVIEMSRDTIIVHQ from the coding sequence ATGAAGTTTTTAGTAGATGCCCAATTACCAAGAAATGTGGCGCTTATCTTGCAATCTGCTGGTTATGACACAATCCATACTAAAGATTTACCTAACAGAAATGCCACCACTGATGAAGAAATAAATACAATTTCAATTCAGGAAAGTCGGATTGTTATTAGTAAAGATTCTGACTTTTTCGATTCTTTCATAATTAGCCAACAACCTTACAAGCTACTACAAGTTACAACAGGCAATATTAAGAACACAGAACTTGAGGCAATATTTATCAAAAATTTACCACAACTAATAGAATTATTTCAGCAATATTCGGTTATCGAAATGAGTAGAGATACGATAATTGTTCATCAATAA
- a CDS encoding toxin-antitoxin system HicB family antitoxin, translating into MLEKLSLEYYLTLQYPVTLYPDPEGGYVAQIKELPGCLTQGESLEETVANINEARELWIETAYEAGDEIPLPSKDDNYSGKLLVRMPKSLHRRLAETAEQQGVSLNQYIVSLLSAAV; encoded by the coding sequence ATGCTTGAAAAACTATCTCTAGAATATTATTTAACTCTTCAATATCCTGTCACACTTTACCCTGACCCAGAAGGGGGATATGTAGCACAAATAAAAGAATTACCAGGATGTCTTACCCAAGGTGAAAGCTTAGAAGAAACTGTAGCAAATATCAATGAAGCGCGGGAATTGTGGATTGAAACAGCTTATGAAGCTGGTGATGAGATTCCTTTACCCAGTAAAGATGATAACTATAGCGGTAAGTTACTGGTGCGGATGCCTAAATCTCTGCATCGTCGTTTGGCTGAAACTGCTGAACAGCAAGGGGTGAGTCTGAATCAATATATCGTGTCTTTGTTGAGTGCAGCAGTTTAA
- a CDS encoding CBS domain-containing protein, translating to MMKAEDIMTKDVVSIRGSATVAEAVELMKEKGLRALVVDRRYDNDAYGIVTETDIVYKITAYGKDPKAVRIYEIMSKPCIVVNPDLGVEYVARLFANTGIRRAPVIQGKLLGIISVTDILTKSDFVEAPKALLLEDKIQKAIDEARATCTQQGAYSKACATAWDEVEELQAEAAHQKAEGMVSAKVSFEAYCRENPEAPECRSHQS from the coding sequence ATGATGAAAGCCGAAGATATCATGACCAAGGACGTAGTTAGCATTCGCGGTTCGGCAACTGTTGCTGAAGCGGTCGAGCTAATGAAGGAAAAAGGATTGCGTGCTCTGGTTGTGGATCGTCGCTATGATAATGATGCCTACGGCATTGTTACAGAAACGGATATTGTCTACAAGATCACAGCCTACGGCAAAGACCCCAAGGCAGTGCGGATTTACGAAATTATGAGCAAGCCTTGCATTGTTGTCAATCCTGATTTGGGTGTGGAATATGTAGCGCGGTTGTTTGCCAATACTGGAATTCGCAGAGCACCCGTAATTCAAGGCAAGCTGTTGGGCATTATCTCGGTTACTGACATTCTGACAAAGAGTGATTTTGTCGAAGCTCCCAAAGCGCTGCTACTGGAGGATAAAATTCAAAAAGCGATTGATGAAGCTCGTGCTACTTGTACCCAGCAAGGAGCTTACTCTAAAGCTTGTGCTACCGCTTGGGATGAGGTTGAAGAACTCCAAGCAGAAGCTGCTCATCAGAAAGCTGAAGGTATGGTATCAGCCAAAGTTTCTTTTGAGGCATACTGTAGAGAAAATCCGGAAGCTCCAGAATGCCGGAGTCATCAGTCTTAG